In Corvus cornix cornix isolate S_Up_H32 chromosome 17, ASM73873v5, whole genome shotgun sequence, the DNA window TTTCCACAActgtctcttctctgtgctcCAAGATCCCACCTTGGATTTAAGGCTTAAGAAAAGTGCCCAAGGCATCTGGCCAAGAATGGTCAGGTCCATAGGGTATTTGCTATGGAAGATGGTGGTCCTAACTCATGGTGTTATCCCATGAATCCCACTGCAAAGTGGTTCCAAAAGCCTTTGGAAAGAGCAGCACCTCTGGCTGGTGGAGATAAGGTTATGTGACCTGAGGGCCTGGGGAACAGGGCTCtgccccctgctcccagccagccaCCCTTGGCTTTGGGAGTGAGGCTCAGCCTTCCCAGCCTAAACACAAGCAACAAGGGAGAGGGGATGAAGACTTCCAGCCAGGGGAACCTCCTCCCACCCAGAGGAACATCTTCCTACCCAGAGGAGCTGACACATGGACAGTTCCCACAGCCAAACCCCAGATcgctctccctgctctctgctctgcacagacacaTCTTTGGCAGTGTAAGCACAAGGTAAAAATGCCAGGTCTGGGAACAGGCTGTAGGAAATGCCATCACTGCTGGAACTGACCCCAGTGTGGGAGATATCCACTGTCCAGGTacagcagagctcctggctggggcaCAAATGAGCTGGGACCAGTGTCTCTCACCCCTGGGGGTGCAGTCAGGCAGAAAAAGGCTCCTGTTTGCTATAGGAAGCCACAGCTGGCCTGGGTAGCAAAGCATTTGGGGAAGATGCCAGTCTTGCCATTGCAGCGTCCTTCCAGCCAGTCCTCGTTCACTGGAAAACATAAAGGAGTAGGAATGAGCCCTGGCCCATATGAGTGGGGTTAGTGAGAGTTTTCATGTCTGGAATCTGCAAACTGCAAATCTGCAAACACTGCAAACCCAGTGCAAGCCTGTAACTCCTGAGAGTATGAACCTGAGACAGAACTGGAGAGGCCATGTTTTCCCCAATCCACTCCCAGAGCAGACTCCAAAAGCCTggcccagcagcaggactggaGAGCTACCTTCAGAGAGGATATCCAGCACATCTCCCTTGCTGAACTCCAGGTCCCCCGGTCCCTGTGCCAGGTAAGAGTGCTGAGCCAGCATCCGGTAGAGAACAGGTCTGCCCGAGTGGGAGTCCGAGTCCTGGAGGGAAAAGCCAGCATGGAGGctgcaaggcagagcagaggctggagcccagcccagcacagacgTTGTCCCAGCCCACGTACCTGGCAGCAGAGCGTCAGCCTGCCGTCCGTCAGCTGCTGCCACACCTTCCCCAGGTCCTCCTGTCCTGACactgtccccagctctgtgccatcCGGGAGCCTGTAGCTGCAAGGGTTCATTAATGCTGACCAAATCATCTCCTCTAAAGCCAAGCCTGGAGGCAAGCCCAGccctctgccaccctcagtcTTCACAGTCCCCTTTGCAGGCCAGCTCTGAGCTTGTCCCCTTGCACAGTGACATGGGGCCACCCCCCTGCTCAGCAGGCAGAAATGGCACTGTGGGGAGTCACTGTCACCTCCTCACACACTAACTTGAGGGAAAGATCCTAAAGTGTCCTGATGCTACTGTGCGTCCCAAGGGGTGTCACAGTCAGGGAGACCCCACCCCAGGATCTTCTGCCTGACTCTGCATTGATCCGTGTTACTGCAAAGGCTGAGCCAAGCAGGAGAACACCCAGTATGCAGCAGCTGCATCTACACagagtttttccttctgttccccTGTTTTCTTGACAATGGTACAGTTTCCTAGGAAAGATCCTTTAGGCTTCCAAGGCTCATAGAatgacagaatcatagaatggtttagcTCGGAAGGCCCTTAAAGaccatttagttccaaccccctgccatgggcaggcaaGCTttcactacaccaggttgctctgagccccatccaatctggccttgaacagcCCCAGGGATGAGGAGTCCACAATCtctgtgggcagcctgtgccagggcttcaccactctcatatgaaataatttcttcctaatatctcatccaaccctgccctctgtcagttcgaagccattcccccttgtcctgtcactccatgccttTGTCTtaagtccctctccagccttccttGAGCCCTTTATGTACACTGGGAGGGGGATTACAAGAGGAACGGCATGTGCTTCACCACGGGGATCACGCTGCTGCCTAACCCAAATGCCGAGGTGAGGTTTGCCCTCAAGGCAGACCGTGTGCCCACATCTCTGCTGGATCTGGGGCTTCGGCCCTGGATAAATGTCCCCAGGagcccagaggcagctggaTGCGGGTGTCCAATGAGGGCAATGGCTGCTGCCCCATCAGCCCCACAGCCCGTACCTGAGCGTGCCCCGCTGTGCCAGCTGAGCGAGCCGGTCCCGCAGCAGGGCCCGCAGCGCCGGCAGGGCCAGGGGCTCGCCCGCCCGCAGCACCAGCGAGCACTCGCAGCGCGCCCGCAGCACCGCCGGCCTGTCCGCACCCGGGGAGGCCTCCCCGCGCCTCGGGGGCACCTGCGGGGACACAGCGTCGGTCAGAGCGGAGAATCGGAgtatcctgagctgggagggaccacCGGGATCGTCCAGTCCAGCTcccggccctgcacagacaccccaacaatcccagccTGCGCGGTGTCCAAACGGGGGGGAAGGGACAGCGGGGTTTTCAAAGACAACTGCCTCTTGCAAAGTGGGGTGCAATGCGTGTGCACAAGAACTCTGATGTGTTTGGTGCTCCTGGTGCCTCGGAGGGTGGCAACAGGTCACCCTTGGGCTGTCTTACAAAGTGGGATGGTCGCAAACTGTCATCCACAGGGAGGAAAGACCACATGGGGGCTTCTGTTTAgaatgggaaaggaggaaggttTTTCCCTGGTGATttgggagcagctcaggaatTTTGGGCAAGAGTCTTGCACTTTTCACAGCCCTGGTCTCCTGAGGCTGTGCCAGCTTCAGCCTGTGGAGCACCTCACCTCGGAGTCCATGTGGGCACTGGCATCACCAGCAGAGGCATTTTCTCCCCCAGGAGGatctgcagagcagaacaagGGCAGGGGAAAAGCCATGCAGTCAGCAGAGGCTGCGGTGGGGCCACCACCTCCCCACACCCCCCAAAGAGCAGCGTTTGGGCACAGCCTCACCCACTGAGGGCTCTGCCCAGGGTTTACCTGGCTTCTGCTTCGCATGGAGGCGGCTGGGAGGCACCTGGGCAGGAGGAAGTGGAATCCCAGTGCTGATCTTCTGCAACAGAACAGCATCAGAAAGGAGACAGCAGAAAACACGGGAGGTGGACAAGGCTGGTGTGTGACAGGCTGCAGCCAGCTACAGATTTGTGGGGGTAACCCTGGGGAGAGCCCCACGGAGAGAAGCTCATGGAATGGTTGGATGAGGTGCAGCACTCAGGCTCCTGTGGGCAAAGGTTTGTGGATACTTCCTTGGCCCCCTACTCCCTGCTGGATTGGTGGTGGTTGCTCACACCATGCTGAGGCCTCTCCCCACCTGGGCTGCTTCACAGTGACACATCCATGGAGCAAATGCCCAAGTGTGTGCCAGGGATTCatttggagggggaaaaagagcaatttaaaaaatcatagcGACATCAGAACAACCATGTGCTTGAAAAATCCCTCACAGGAAATGGGGGCTGAGCTGCACCTTTGCACACTGGGCTCAGATGGAAAATGATTGGGATTATGTGTGGCTATGCCTGTGGTGGAGCTGGGAGATGAAGTTCTCCTGAGTCAAACGGATTTTTCCTACTCCTAactcttctgtttttcccacATAAGAGCACCTGGTCTTCTGTCAATAGTCTCAGTGTTTCATACTCTCCAGTTGTCCCATCCTGTGATAATCTTACAGATAAATGTCCCAAATGTATGTCTTggtccctccctcctcctggtTGCAAGGTTGCCAGCTCACCCATTTATCCATCCTTGAGGCAGGCTCCAGGAGAGAGCTCGGGATGTGCAGCTTCTGCAgagggacacagagcagagcagggtgagagAGGAGCCCAGTgaccctgcccagccccagcacttcCTGTCACCCTACGGCCACACCAGTGTGCCCAGGGGACCCGGGGTCACCCCCAGCCACCCCAGTGCCCTGTGCTCAGAAACTGCTGGACAGATTCCAAGGGtccttctgcagcttttcctgctgggagcagagctgctgcgAGTGGCTGCAGTGGAACAGGCGAAACAcccaccctgctcccaggacagatgctcaggcagagagcagcaaggaTGGCCAGGGATACCAgtccagcagcatttctgcatcTTCTGACAATCACTGCTGCTCATTTCAACTCAGCATTGCAATTTTTTTGCTgacaatgcttttttttctgtcgagaatctatttttattttttctacattgAATTTCACCCAGCACTTCACTGAGCAGTCAACTGGCACATCCAAATACTTGTGTAACTGTTCTCTGTTAGCTCCAGATGCTTCAGGCTCTATCCCTATTCCTATGTCACTTAGGAATATGCTAAATGCTGATGTCACAGAGGATTTGCTGTGGGGAtatctgttctttttaaaaatgaaaggaagaaaaacctgtTCATTTATACCCAAcctttaattctgtatttttaccaGTCCTCAGAGAGCTGCCTCTCTTGCTCAAACACCTCACTGGTTTATAGTAGTCTTATGAAGAATCTTGTGACTTTTTTTGAAAGATAGGCAGGTAATACATTCACTGAACCCAATCCGGGTATAAAATGGCTCTTTCAAAAACTGAGGTAAACAGGTGAGAAATGGCTTCTGCCAACAAAAGATCTTCCATGTTGTATTTATCTGTTTCTATTCAGCCTCTTTACCCTACAGCTCCCTGGCCTGCAGGAAGATGTCAGCTTTGCTGGGCTTTAAGTCCTTAGGTCTTCTCTAGAGCCCGTCATAAAACTTGCCTGCACAGCTGAAACCCTCCCCAAAGCTCCCCAAAGTTCATTTAACAGAGGCACTACAGACCAGGTAAGGACCAGcccatctcctctgctccatCAGAGCTCTCAGGGGACAAATCCTGCTCTAAATGGTGGGCCTTGGTGAGGTCTGGTGTCCTACAACTCCACAATAGGATCCCCTATGGTGGAGAGCCTGAAAGCCACCCCTGTGGATCTACAGAGATGAATGGCAGAGGCTGGTGAGAGCCCAGTGCCAGGAAATCTGGGGGGTGTGGAAAGGAGCTCCtgagctcctgccctgccctgcagggtgGCACAAGGACTGTGCTCAGGGGGCTGTGTCCCCCacctgtccccagggctgcatCCCCCACCTGTCCCCGGGGCTGTGTCCCCCCTGTCCCCGGGGCTGTGTCCCCCacctgtccccagggctgcatCCCCCACCTGTCCCCGGGGCTGTGTCCCCCCTGTCCCCGGGGCTGTGTCCCTCACCTGTCCCCGGGGCTGTGTCCCTCACCTGTCCCCGGGGCTGTGTCCCCCCTGTCCCCGGGGCTGTGTCCCTCACCTGTCCCCGGGGCTGTGTCCCCCCTGTCCCCGGGGCTGTGTCCCTCACCTGTCCCCGGGGCTGTGTCCCCCCTGTCCCCGGGGCTGTGTCCCTCACCTGCCCGTCGtggatggccgtggcccagccgtctgcccctctgctcagcacaaaCACCAGGCTCCCGGCCGCCACCTCCGGCCCCGCCGGCTCCTCGGGGCGGTACCGGGACACCACTCGGTGGTAGCCGGACTCGGCATCCCTGCGGGGAGAGGAGAGCACTGCACCGGCCTGGGGCGCTGGTGCTGACGGCTCTGAGCCGCCACACTGCACCAACCCCAGTGGCACGGGCTCTAAGCTGGGGGTGTTGGGAAATTGTGAtttccactgctgctcctcggggagcaaaaaagcaaaactgggaGCAAAAGGGGCTTGAGAAACACTGATTTGCcaaatgcagctgca includes these proteins:
- the NOXA1 gene encoding NADPH oxidase activator 1 isoform X1 translates to MAYRELVRRWHEAVRAADRGHWDAALDTFGGIAEPPARICFNMGCVQLLAGRPEAALRAFNETIAKDNSLAVGYFQRGFVHLQLEMYEEALSDYHMAFSHLRQNPFIDYKQLGLRHILYAWEVLYSTAAVQCHLQQWQEARVTLEKAVVWRPERRTAILELALERVQDHLFLEPMLVPLGELFRPRKKEVEQLDSKDFLGKPKVISSIIPNDEYIGFEPLRPQKQGFYEPSPDALRDAESGYHRVVSRYRPEEPAGPEVAAGSLVFVLSRGADGWATAIHDGQKLHIPSSLLEPASRMDKWKISTGIPLPPAQVPPSRLHAKQKPDPPGGENASAGDASAHMDSEVPPRRGEASPGADRPAVLRARCECSLVLRAGEPLALPALRALLRDRLAQLAQRGTLSYRLPDGTELGTVSGQEDLGKVWQQLTDGRLTLCCQDSDSHSGRPVLYRMLAQHSYLAQGPGDLEFSKGDVLDILSEVNEDWLEGRCNGKTGIFPKCFATQASCGFL
- the NOXA1 gene encoding NADPH oxidase activator 1 isoform X4, yielding MYEEALSDYHMAFSHLRQNPFIDYKQLGLRHILYAWEVLYSTAAVQCHLQQWQEARVTLEKAVVWRPERRTAILELALERVQDHLFLEPMLVPLGELFRPRKKEVEQLDSKDFLGKPKVISSIIPNDEYIGFEPLRPQKQGFYEPSPDALRDAESGYHRVVSRYRPEEPAGPEVAAGSLVFVLSRGADGWATAIHDGQKLHIPSSLLEPASRMDKWKISTGIPLPPAQVPPSRLHAKQKPDPPGGENASAGDASAHMDSEVPPRRGEASPGADRPAVLRARCECSLVLRAGEPLALPALRALLRDRLAQLAQRGTLSYRLPDGTELGTVSGQEDLGKVWQQLTDGRLTLCCQDSDSHSGRPVLYRMLAQHSYLAQGPGDLEFSKGDVLDILSEVNEDWLEGRCNGKTGIFPKCFATQASCGFL
- the NOXA1 gene encoding NADPH oxidase activator 1 isoform X2: MAYRELVRRWHEAVRAADRGHWDAALDTFGGIAEPPARICFNMGCVQLLAGRPEAALRAFNETIAKDNSLAVGYFQRGFVHLQLEMYEEALSDYHMAFSHLRQNPFIDYKQLGLRHILYAWEVLYSTAAVQCHLQQWQEARVTLEKAVVWRPERRTAILELALERVQDHLFLEPMLVPLGELFRPRKKEVEQLDSKDFLGKPKVISSIIPNDEYIGFEPLRPQKQGFYEPSPDALRDAESGYHRVVSRYRPEEPAGPEVAAGSLVFVLSRGADGWATAIHDGQKLHIPSSLLEPASRMDKWISTGIPLPPAQVPPSRLHAKQKPDPPGGENASAGDASAHMDSEVPPRRGEASPGADRPAVLRARCECSLVLRAGEPLALPALRALLRDRLAQLAQRGTLSYRLPDGTELGTVSGQEDLGKVWQQLTDGRLTLCCQDSDSHSGRPVLYRMLAQHSYLAQGPGDLEFSKGDVLDILSEVNEDWLEGRCNGKTGIFPKCFATQASCGFL